The Gemmatimonadales bacterium genome contains a region encoding:
- a CDS encoding type II toxin-antitoxin system prevent-host-death family antitoxin, whose amino-acid sequence MKVANTVELKNKTNELLRRVMKGEAVIITLRGKPAASLTPLSEDDLEDFILEHSPKIRRMIADAEADRAAGRVTSIHAYLAEKRGG is encoded by the coding sequence ATGAAAGTTGCCAACACCGTCGAACTCAAGAACAAGACCAACGAGCTGCTGCGCCGGGTCATGAAGGGCGAGGCGGTGATCATCACGCTCCGCGGCAAGCCGGCGGCGTCGCTCACCCCGCTCTCCGAGGACGACCTCGAGGACTTCATCCTCGAACACAGCCCGAAGATCCGCCGGATGATCGCGGACGCCGAAGCGGATCGCGCCGCCGGCCGAGTCACCTCGATCCACGCCTATCTGGCCGAAAAACGCGGCGGATGA